From one Macaca nemestrina isolate mMacNem1 chromosome 5, mMacNem.hap1, whole genome shotgun sequence genomic stretch:
- the LOC105487565 gene encoding 12-(S)-hydroxy-5,8,10,14-eicosatetraenoic acid receptor has product MGKCRSCLLCGRKRPFLSFCKKEHRAPPASAPAVPAAQHSQVMPFPNCSAPNTVVATAVGVLLGLECWLGLLGNAVALWTFLFRVRVWKPYAVYLLNLALADLLLASCLPFLAIFYLSLQAWHLGHVGCWALRFLLDLSRGVGVAFLAAVALDRYLRVVHRQLKVNLLSPRAALGVSGLVWLLMVALTCPGLLISEAAQNFTRCHSFYPTADGSFSVVWQEALSCLQFVLPFGLIVFCNAGIIRALQKRLREPEKQPKLRRAQALVTVVVVLFTLCFLPCFLTRVLMHIFQNLGSFRALCAVAHTSEVTGSLTYLHSVLNPVVYCFSSPTFRSSYRRVFHTLRGKGQAAEPPGFDPRDSYS; this is encoded by the coding sequence ATGGGGAAATGTAGATCTTGCCTACTCTGTGGCAGGAAAAggccttttctttcattttgtaagAAAGAGCACAGAGCTCCTCCTGCATCTGCTCCAGCGGTGCCTGCAGCCCAGCACAGCCAGGTGATGCCATTCCCAAACTGCTCAGCCCCCAACACTGTGGTGGCCACAGCTGTGGGTGTcctgctggggctggagtgctGGCTGGGTCTGCTGGGCAACGCGGTGGCGCTGTGGACTTTCCTGTTCCGGGTCAGGGTGTGGAAGCCGTATGCCGTCTACCTGCTCAACCTGGCCCTGGCTGACCTGCTGTTGGCCTCGTGTCTGCCGTTCCTGGCCATCTTCTACCTGAGCCTCCAGGCTTGGCATCTGGGCCACGTGGGCTGCTGGGCCCTGCGCTTCCTGCTGGACCTCAGCCGCGGCGTCGGGGTGGCCTTCCTGGCCGCCGTGGCCTTGGACCGGTACCTCCGTGTGGTCCACCGTCAGCTTAAGGTCAACCTGCTGTCTCCTCGGGCGGCCCTGGGGGTCTCGGGCCTTGTCTGGCTCCTGATGGTCGCCCTCACCTGCCCAGGCTTGCTCATCTCTGAGGCCGCCCAGAACTTCACCAGGTGCCACAGTTTCTACCCCACGGCAGATGGCTCCTTCAGCGTCGTCTGGCAGGAAGCACTCTCCTGCCTTCAGTTTGTCCTCCCCTTTGGCCTCATCGTGTTCTGCAATGCAGGCATCATCAGAGCTCTCCAGAAAAGACTCCGGGAGCCTGAGAAACAGCCCAAGCTTCGGCGGGCCCAGGCACTGGTCACCGTGGTGGTGGTGCTGTTTACTCTATGCTTTCTGCCCTGCTTCCTGACCAGAGTCCTGATGCACATCTTCCAGAATctggggagcttcagggccctgtgcgcagtggctcatacctcgGAAGTCACGGGCAGCCTCACCTACCTGCACAGTGTGCTCAACCCCGTTGTGTACTGCTTCTCCAGCCCCACCTTCAGGAGCTCCTATCGGAGGGTCTTCCACACCCTCCGAGGCAAAGGGCAGGCAGCAGAGCCCCCAGGTTTCGACCCCAGAGACTCCTATTCCTGA
- the LOC105487563 gene encoding C-C chemokine receptor type 6 isoform X1, whose product MGCRGCFARSHFHFPATTACELKGLHHTLLFLHPACMFSPTMSGESMNFSDVFDSSEDYFASVNTSYYTVDSEMLLCTLHEVRQFSRLFVPIAYSLICVFGLLGNILVVITFAFYKKARSMTDVYLLNMAIADILFVLTLPFWAVSHATGAWVFSNAMCKLMKGIYAINFNCGMLLLTCISMDRYIAIVQATKSFRLRYRTLLRSKVICLIVWGVSVIISSSTFIFNQKYNIQGSDVCEPKYQTVSEPIKWKLLMLGLELLFGFFIPLMFMIFCYMFIVKTLVQAQNSKRHKAIRVIIAVVLVFLACQIPHNMVLLVTAANLGNMNRSCHSEKLLGYTKTVTEVLAFLHCCLNPVLYAFIGQKFRNYFLKIMKDLWCVRRKYKSSGFSCAGRYSENISRQTSETADNDNASSFTM is encoded by the exons ATGGGCTGCAGGGGCTGCTTTGCAAGG aGTCACTTCCACTTTCCTGCTACCACTGCCTGTGAGCTGAAGGGGCTGCACCATACCCTCCTTTTTCTACATCCAGCCTGCATGTTTTCGCCCACAATGAGCGGg GAATCAATGAATTTCAGCGATGTTTTCGACTCCAGTGAAGATTATTTTGCGTCAGTCAATACTTCCTATTACACAGTTGATTCTGAAATGTTACTGTGCACCTTGCACGAGGTCAGGCAGTTCTCCAGGCTGTTTGTACCGATCGCCTACTCCTTGATCTGTGTCTTTGGCCTCCTGGGGAATATTCTGGTGGTGATCACTTTTGCTTTTTATAAGAAGGCCAGGTCTATGACAGACGTCTATCTCCTGAACATGGCCATTGCAGACATCCTCTTTGTTCTTACTCTCCCATTCTGGGCAGTGAGTCACGCCACCGGTGCGTGGGTTTTCAGCAATGCCATGTGCAAGTTGATGAAAGGCATCTATGCCATCAACTTTAACTGCGGGATGCTGCTCCTGACTTGCATTAGCATGGACCGGTACATCGCCATCGTACAGGCAACGAAGTCGTTCCGGCTCCGATACAGAACGCTGCTGCGCAGCAAAGTCATCTGCCTTATTGTGTGGGGAGTGTCAGTCATCATCTCCAGCTCAACTTTTATCTTCAACCAGAAATACAACATCCAAGGCAGCGATGTCTGTGAGCCCAAGTACCAGACCGTCTCGGAGCCCATCAAGTGGAAGCTGCTGATGTTGGGGCTTGAGCTACTCTTTGGTTTCTTTATCCCTTTGATGTtcatgatattttgttacatgttcATTGTCAAAACCTTGGTGCAAGCTCAGAATTCTAAAAGGCACAAAGCCATCCGTGTAATCATAGCCGTGGTGCTTGTGTTTCTGGCTTGTCAGATTCCTCATAACATGGTCCTGCTTGTGACAGCTGCAAATTTGGGTAACATGAACCGATCCTGCCACAGCGAAAAGCTACTTGGCTATACGAAAACTGTCACAGAAGTCCTAGCTTTCCTGCACTGCTGCCTGAACCCTGTGCTCTATGCTTTTATTGGGCAGAAGTTCAGAAACTACTTTCTGAAGATCATGAAGGACCTGTGGTGTGTGAGAAGGAAGTACAAGTCCTCGGGCTTCTCCTGTGCGGGGAGGTACTCAGAAAACATTTCCCGGCAGACCAGTGAGACCGCAGATAACGACAATGCGTCGTCCTTCACTATGTGA
- the LOC105487563 gene encoding C-C chemokine receptor type 6 isoform X2, with protein sequence MFSPTMSGESMNFSDVFDSSEDYFASVNTSYYTVDSEMLLCTLHEVRQFSRLFVPIAYSLICVFGLLGNILVVITFAFYKKARSMTDVYLLNMAIADILFVLTLPFWAVSHATGAWVFSNAMCKLMKGIYAINFNCGMLLLTCISMDRYIAIVQATKSFRLRYRTLLRSKVICLIVWGVSVIISSSTFIFNQKYNIQGSDVCEPKYQTVSEPIKWKLLMLGLELLFGFFIPLMFMIFCYMFIVKTLVQAQNSKRHKAIRVIIAVVLVFLACQIPHNMVLLVTAANLGNMNRSCHSEKLLGYTKTVTEVLAFLHCCLNPVLYAFIGQKFRNYFLKIMKDLWCVRRKYKSSGFSCAGRYSENISRQTSETADNDNASSFTM encoded by the exons ATGTTTTCGCCCACAATGAGCGGg GAATCAATGAATTTCAGCGATGTTTTCGACTCCAGTGAAGATTATTTTGCGTCAGTCAATACTTCCTATTACACAGTTGATTCTGAAATGTTACTGTGCACCTTGCACGAGGTCAGGCAGTTCTCCAGGCTGTTTGTACCGATCGCCTACTCCTTGATCTGTGTCTTTGGCCTCCTGGGGAATATTCTGGTGGTGATCACTTTTGCTTTTTATAAGAAGGCCAGGTCTATGACAGACGTCTATCTCCTGAACATGGCCATTGCAGACATCCTCTTTGTTCTTACTCTCCCATTCTGGGCAGTGAGTCACGCCACCGGTGCGTGGGTTTTCAGCAATGCCATGTGCAAGTTGATGAAAGGCATCTATGCCATCAACTTTAACTGCGGGATGCTGCTCCTGACTTGCATTAGCATGGACCGGTACATCGCCATCGTACAGGCAACGAAGTCGTTCCGGCTCCGATACAGAACGCTGCTGCGCAGCAAAGTCATCTGCCTTATTGTGTGGGGAGTGTCAGTCATCATCTCCAGCTCAACTTTTATCTTCAACCAGAAATACAACATCCAAGGCAGCGATGTCTGTGAGCCCAAGTACCAGACCGTCTCGGAGCCCATCAAGTGGAAGCTGCTGATGTTGGGGCTTGAGCTACTCTTTGGTTTCTTTATCCCTTTGATGTtcatgatattttgttacatgttcATTGTCAAAACCTTGGTGCAAGCTCAGAATTCTAAAAGGCACAAAGCCATCCGTGTAATCATAGCCGTGGTGCTTGTGTTTCTGGCTTGTCAGATTCCTCATAACATGGTCCTGCTTGTGACAGCTGCAAATTTGGGTAACATGAACCGATCCTGCCACAGCGAAAAGCTACTTGGCTATACGAAAACTGTCACAGAAGTCCTAGCTTTCCTGCACTGCTGCCTGAACCCTGTGCTCTATGCTTTTATTGGGCAGAAGTTCAGAAACTACTTTCTGAAGATCATGAAGGACCTGTGGTGTGTGAGAAGGAAGTACAAGTCCTCGGGCTTCTCCTGTGCGGGGAGGTACTCAGAAAACATTTCCCGGCAGACCAGTGAGACCGCAGATAACGACAATGCGTCGTCCTTCACTATGTGA